The segment TCCGCAGAACAATCCATTTTGGGAACTAAGTATTCACTCATGTAGTGCGAATCTTTTAAAATGTCTTCAGTGCTTAAATTTTCTTTGGGATCAGAACCATAACAGGATTGAGCGGTATCTTCACAACTGTTTGAAGTGTTACAGCAAGGAGATGAAGATTTTTTTTCTTCCTCTTCACCACAACAGCTAAGCGTATTATCACAATTCTTTGAATTGTTTGCTTCTGCAATTGATGGATGATTTTCTTGTTGAGATTTCTTATCTTCGCATGGTGTTTCTTTACTACATCCACAACCACTCATAATTATACCCATTAAAAAAATTATAAACTTTGAATATTAGAATCCCTATAGTTACTATAGAGTCAAGAATCTTTGGAAATACTAACTCAATGCATTTAAAAATTGGTGAACTCTCTAAAAAAACCTCATGTTCAGTATTAACAATTAGGTTTTATGAAAAGGAAGGTTTAATTCCGGAACCGGAAAGAACGGAAGGAAATTACCGCCTTTACGATGTAGGCTATGTTGAGCGAATTAAATTTATTTTGAATTGCCGAACTTTAAATATGAGTTTGAATGAAATTCGTCAATTACTTACCTATAAAGACAAACCTGAGAAAAATTGTTCAGATGTGAATGAATTAATTGACTTACATGTCAGTGCTATCAGAGAAAATATAATCAAGCAACAAAAGCTTATTGAACAACTATCTGATTTAAGAGGTACTTGTGATGGTTTATGTACAATTGACCAATGTGGAGTTTTAAAAAATCTAGCTTGATTATCTAGACCTATGCTTTTTTCAAAAAATCGGCACTGTTGCAAATAACCACGAATGGTAAGCTGAAGACTGTTTTAGCTAAAGGTGCAGCATATGAATCCTTTCCATGGTCGGCATTTTCAGGGCGAAATCATTCTTTGGGCTGTGCGCTGGTATTGTAAATATGGCATTAGCTATCGTGAACTGCAGGAAATGCTGGCCGAACGGGGTGCGAATGTTGATCACACGAATATTTACCGTTGGGTTCAACGTTATACGAATCTAAAAATGGGAGCCTATAGCCACTGCTGTCCCATAGTTTGCTCTAAATAAAAAAACCTGAGTCTAAATAGTTAAAATATGAGTGCAAACAAACACTTTAACTATAAAGGACTCAGGTTTTGTCACATCAGAATACCGTATTTCATCAATTACTCAAACCCATTCTAAGACAAGATTTTGAACGTCTGGCTAAACTGCATCACTCTGGGCAAAAATTAAGATCAGCCACCCGCTGGGATCAGTTTGTTGCCATATTGATGTCCCAACTTTCTTGTCGGCAAAGCTTAAGAGACATTCAATCCAATCTCGAATCCCAGCAGGAAAAGCTTTATCATCTTGGCGCGAAGAGAATTGCGCGAAGCACCTTAGCAAGACTCAACGAAGAACAGCCCGCCAGCCTGTATCAGCAATTGTTCACACAGCTGCTTCAGCGCTGTGAAAACTCTAAAACTGCACATAAATTTAGATTCAAAAATCCGCTGTATTCACTAGATGCCAGTCATATTGATCTTTCACTGTCATTGTGCGCATGGGCAAAAGTGCATGAATCCAAAGCCAGTATTAAACTCAGTGTTGGCTTAAATCACAGCAATACCATTCCTGAATTTGTAGCGCTTGGGGATGGTATTGAAAATGATATGGTGCAAGGCAGAGCATTTAAATTTCCTGCTGGCAGCATTATCGTCTTTGATAAAGGATATGTTGATTATCAATGGTTTGCTCAGTTGACACTTCAGAACGTCAGCTTTGTAACCCGGCTACGCCCAAAGACAGTTTATCAAGTTAAATCAAGCCGCAGCGTATTAGAGACTAAAGGGATTATTGCGGATGAATGTATTGAATTGAGCAGTGCGCATGCCAAGAAAAGAGGCGCACCTGAATTATTAAGACGTATAGAGTTTTATGATACAGATAAGAAAAGAACATTCGAATTTCTGAGCAACAACTTTCATCTGGCAGCATCCACCATTGCTGCAATTTATAAAGATCGCTGGAAGATTGAGTTATTCTTTAAAGCCATCAAGCAGAATTTAAAACTGAAGTCATTTCTAGGTCGAAGCCGCAATGCGATACAAACGCAAATATGGATTGCATTAATTGCCTATTTGCTGGTGAACTTCGCTAAACACATGGCACAAGAAGGATGGAGTGTTCAGCGTTTACTGAGAATTATTCAGGTCAATTTATTTGAAAGGAAACTTTTAAGGTCACTCTTTGTGCCTGATAAAAAATGGCGAAAACAAGAAGAACCTCAATTGAGGTTCTTCTTGTGATATTTGTGGGACAGCAGTGGCCTATAGCTCCCATTTTTATTGTTAAACGTTGAATCCTATATGTTTTCCTGTTGGAAGCTCTACATCAATACGGAGCTTCCCACCCATTGCCTCAACATACTTTTTCATGGTTGAAATCTTAAGATCATTGCCACGATTTTCTATTGCTGAAAGCGATGGCTGTTTTATTCCCAAAGTTTCAGCAAGCTCTTTTTGAGAAATTTCGAGTTCTTCACGAATAAGATGAAGCTGATTTTCTAGCAGTAATTCATCAGCCATTTTTTGAATACGGGCTTGGCTCTCTGGAGAGCGGCTAGCTAACAATTCTTGCAGAGTCTTAGCCATTAGATTTATCTCCTAAAGTTGAAAGATGAAGTTCGTACTGCTGATCGGCAATATCTAACATCTCTTTATAAAAACGCTTTTTACCGCCTTTATCAGCAATACATAGAACAATAGCCTGTCGTAAGGGATCAAATGCGAAGAAAGCTCTTAAGGGTCTACCGCGATGTTGAACACGCAGTTCTTTCATATTGGTAAATTTAGACTCATACACAGTATCTACTAAAGGACGGCCTAAACTCGGTACCTGCTGCTGTAGAACAACCAGGGCAGCTAGGACCTTCTCTTGTGTAGGTTCATCTTGCTGTTCAAGCCACTGATTAAATAGATCTGTCGTAATGACTGTCCACATACCACAACCAAAATATAGATTATAGTCTATATTTTAGGGGCATTATGTTTGTTTTGCAAATGAGAAAGGATAGGCAATAAAAAACCCCGACATCCTGTCGGGATTTTTTCGTATTTGGTATTAGGGTCAACTCCTGTCATCCCTCGCGTCCTGTCGTTGATCTTCTTATTTTTATCTGGAACATCCTGTTCTCAATGAAGCCATGATATGCAATCTGGTGGTGTCTGCCTATTGGTGATTTTCTTGAAAGCCTGTACGCCAGAACGTACATGCAGATATCCTCAAATTATCCCAAGAATTGTCCGCAGAAAATGGGGATAAAAGTGGGTTATTGAGGCATTGAGAAATCAGGAAAAACTGAAATTTTGAGCATTTTTTAACCTATTTTATTGGCAGAATATGACAAAGTTGCTTAAAAATCAGCCGACTTGTTTCGGAGTCGGCTTTTTACCTATTTTTTAGTCATGACTATTTTTTTAAATAATTGAAAAACAATAACTTTTTATAATTCTTATATTTTTTTCTTTATTTTTCAATGGTATAATACAATCTTTAAAGCCCCTTTTCTCCAATCGGGGCTTTTTTATGATTTATTACGTTCTCTAATCCCCCCATTTCTCTTAGGTCTCTTTTGTTAGCGCTGACTGGATATTGACGGTCATTTAATTCACAGCTTTAACCAAATCGAACTATATACATTTTCAAATTTCGTACTTGAGCGAAAGTAGGAAAGTGTTGCCTGGAGAGAATAAGAAATGGGTTCTACACGACTATTGACCAATATTATTCAGCGTAAAGTCATGTTGCCAGAAGAAATGTCACCTTCAATGCAGCGTGACAATTTTGAAGTGACACTGACTGATTTTGAAAAGCATCCAATCATCAAATGTTTATTTAAGGCGGATAACCAGCGTTCTACGGAATGTTGGAGCGTGCAAGAAATTGCAAACTTTATTGAGGATTGCACAGAAGATCAAAACATCAATTTATGCATTTTGTATTGGAAAGATATACACAGCAATATTTACATTATTGATGGAGCACATCGTCTTTCCTGTATCTATGCGTGGATCAATAGATATTTTGCGGATGAGCAAGTCCCTCAAGCACCTAATTTCAATGATCAACAAAAACAAGATATTCGTTACCTCCGCAATTATTTAGGAGATCTTGCTGATTTTCAAAAAATTTGTACTGATGCCGAATTTGCAGAAAAAAAATCGAAATTAGGCGATATTAAAATCAGTTTCCGGCAGGTACTGGGGACCCCGGAAGATGCGCGACGGGTATTTCAATCGATTAACTCAGATACTAAACGTCTAGATAAATATGAGGAATATCATCTCAGAAGTCGCGGTAGTGACGCGTATTATGCGATCTATGCCTGTTGTTATATCAATGACAATAAATCTAACTTGGAAGAGCTCCAATATACACGTTTAAATGAGCTGATTGAGTTAGGGGAGAGGATCCATCAGCTCCTTTTTTCGACCATTTTATTAGACAATGAAATGAGTCATGGCAAAAAAATTGGCCTGGTCAATGAGCTGATGAATATCATTGCGGGTGATCAGATTCATAATATTATGAGTCTGAATCAGGGGGAGCGCGTTGAAAACCTAATGTCGCATCTGTTGACCATTCTTTGCAGAATAGCGACGCCTGTAAAAAATGCTGGGGTTCCGAGTTTGGGCTTACATCCATACTTATATTTTTATAAGGATCAGCGTTTTCAGATTACTTCTTTTCTTGCATGGTTTTCAATTGTGTATGAAATTCATGAAAGCCGCATGCAGATTCATCATCGAAAGATTAGTTTCAAGGACTTCACCCGGGTACGCCGTAGTATTGAGTTCTTGATCGCCAATTTCCCCGTGGCGACCACCGAAACGGTCGGCAAGTTCGGCAGTGGTATCAAGGGCTATGATCGGCTACAAATTGTCTATAAAGCCTTTATTTGCTTAAGCTTGGAAATGGAGGTTGATTTTGATGATGAGGAATGCCTGAATACCTTTATTCTGTCCATGTCTAAGGCCTTCAAGTACATAAACTTTAACGAGTTTTATGTCGAAAGATTTTTGGGTGGTTATGATGATGCAGTCGTCAAGCATGTGGTGGGATATGTGGAGTCGATTAGTCCAATTTCTCGGTCAAAGCCCAAGGCCTTTTCGGCATTAACCAAGAGTCTGCTTAAGCACAATTTTCTGGTGGGTAATCATAACTTTTGCCTCATTTGTGATGGATTGATCTATCTTGATTCTACTGAATCGGATCATCGGATTGCCAAAGCCGTAGGTGGGCAAGGTGTTCTAGAGAATGGTCTGCTGGTTCATCCCATCTGTAATAGAATGAAATCAGATCTGAGTCTGGAAGAGATTAGAGCGGATTTGTTTGGTGAATTACTGTATTAATCAACAGAGCGATGAGCTCATTTTTGCAGATGTATCAATGATTAATCACATGATTTAACTTTTGATACATTCAGCCAATGTGGTTATTTTTAATTCAGTCCAGAATCACAACCAGAAACTAGCTGTAGTTTCTGAATGACCGTCAAGGTCCTTAGTTTCGCCCATAGATTCCCTCTGTGGGCTTTTTTTTGATCAAAAATTGTATAGATGCTCTAAAATAAACCTTTTAGCATTTCATAAGCAATTAGGATTAAGGCTGAGACCATCAGCACAACAAAAATGAGTTCCACTCTAGTTAACATCTTAGTTCCATTTACTTTTCACTTAATTTATATAGCAGTTAACTCGTAGCATCAATGAAATAACATGACATGGAAAATAATCAAAAAGACAGAATTTGGATTTTGATCAGATCTGCATGTTTACATGCTTCTACAGCAGCTTTGAATGTTTCACTTAACCTTTAAACTTTTCTTAAAACTAAATATATTTACATATACATTCTAAAATTTGATAGAATTTATTAAAACTTTAGATTCTAAGTGTAAATAATGAGAAGCGCTAATATTCGACGTGATGGCTACTTAAAATTTCTGAATACATGGCAAGACCGTGATGTCATTAAAGTACTTTCAGGTGTGCGTCGCTCTGGAAAATCCACCTTATTGGCGATGTTTCAACAAGACCTAAAAGCACAGGGTGTACAAGCCGAAAACATCATTGCCATCAACTTCGAATTTATGGAATTTGAAGAACTCACCGATTACCGTAAACTACATGATTATGTATTGTCCAAAGTTGATAAAAGTAAAAAAAACTATGTTTTTTTAGATGAAATACAACATGTTACAAATTTTGAGAAAGTAGTCGACTCTTTATATGTTCGGGATTATATCGATTTATATATTACAGGCTCAAATGCATTCTTTCTAAGTGGAGAACTTGCGACTTTACTTACAGGACGCTATATAGAGCAACATGTTTTACCCCTTTCATTCCAAGAATTTAAACAGTGGCATATTGAAAATAATCCGATCATCCAACAATTATCAAATCGTGATTTGTATGCCATGTATACGCGCAGTAGTTTCCCTTATACGCTTGCCATGACTAGCCAGCAGGAAACTTATGATTACTTGCAAGCGGTCTATGCCAGTGTAATGTTTAAAGATGTTATTCCACGTTTGAATACTGCCGATATTAACTCTCTCGAGCGTGTCACAAGATATTTGGCAAGCGTGACAGGCTCAGCTATTTCCATCAATAAAATTAAAAATACCTTTGTTTCAAGCGGGGTTAAAATCTCATTTGAAACAGTAAAACGCTATATTCAGGGCTTACAGGACAGTTTGTTATTTTATAGTGCCGCACAATTTAAAGTACGCGGGCGTGAGTTATTACAATCCTCTGAAAAATACTATTTAGTTGATGTCGGATTGCGCCGGATTATGTTGCCTGATGCTAATGCTGATCAAGGTCATATCTTAGAAAATGTGATTTATCTTGAGCTTGTCAGACGAGGTTATACGGTCTATGTAGGGCGGGTTGATGAATATGAAATTGATTTTGTTGCTGTCGATACTTTACAGAATTTAACTTATTATCAGGTGGCATTAGAAACGCTCAATGAGGAGACACTCAGCCGAGAGTTACGTCCATTACAGAAAATTTCTGATTCGTATCCCAAATATTTACTTACCTTAGACACGATAGGGGCTGAAGCAAATTATAATGGTATTGTAAAAATGAGTGCTCTCGATTGGTTGCTATCTGAAAATAAGTAAAGTTGAGGGTAGACATGAATACTCTTATTTATTGATTAAAACTCAAAGACTTTTCAGCATCATCCAAGAATGTATTCAAGCATAATTTCTGCTCCAATTGTGATGGATCGATTTACCTCGATTCGATTGAGTCAGATTATCATGATTGAGCCAGAGTCGCTTACTGAAAGTAGCGAGAATTGCGCTGGAGTTTCTGAAGGATATTAATTCCTTAGTTTGCCCATTCATCCATCTGGGCATTTTTTTTGATTAAAATACAATGCGGTTCTTGCTAAAAAATGACGGCACCCACCATAAAACACAATATTCCAAAAATAATCCAAGGCCAGATCTTTGTCTTCGGTTGTTCTAAATTCTGAGGATTATATTCCGTGTGTTCTAGCGATGTCGGTTGTGGAACACGGGTCTTTTTAGAGTAAGGTTGGTGTTTAGAGTAAGATAGTCCCGTACCTGGAATGCCGACACTGGTTCGCGTACCTTTTTTTCCAATATTTAGAGAAGCACCAGGTTTGCCAATGCTGGCACTGCTGATGCCTTTATGGGTCAGATTAATTTTAAAACCCGGGAATAATTTAATACTTTTACGAAATCTAAAACCCATATTGCTCTCATTCTAAAACTTAGCTCAATTCACGCGCTATACCAGGATCCATGATCTGCTAGAGATCGTACTTTGACGGCTATCATCAGGATACTAGTATATTTTTTATCTGGTGATTGCAATACTACCTTTAAATACCGTCAAAAATCTTTACTGTATATTTGCTGTAGGGTAATCTTAAAACTACTATTTATTGACTGATTGGTATATGACGACAGATAAGCATGAAGTCCTTCTCAGAATGAGAGCCATTGAACTCCTTGCATACTGGGAAGGTCGTTTGGTTACCAATCGTTTGATGAGCTGGTTTGGACTTAGTCGACAGCAGGCTTCTGCGGATATCAAGCGCTATAATACGCTGTATAACCCCGATGCCTTGATTCATGACCCCTCCGTCAAGGGTTATGTGCCTAAAGCCAGCTTCCAGCCTGTACTGACTACAGCGCATATCAATGAATATCTCAATATGCTCTCGGGCTTGGTCAGTGAATCGCATGCCCTGATTGCGATGCCAGAACCGAATCTTGCAGCAGTTCAATTACCTGATCGCAGTGTACGTCCTGAAGTGATTCGGGAAGTTTTGCGTGCCTGCCGAAACCAAAACACTTTAAAAATGATTTATGCCTCGATGCAGAATCCGCAGTGGCATGAACGCATCATTTCCCCACACACCCTGGTGTATACCGGTTTTCGCTGGCATGTCCGTGCCTATTGCCATCAGAGCAAGCAGTTTAAGGACTTTTTACTCTCCAGAATTGATCGCACACCTGTTGTGGTGGCGATTGAGTCAGTAGACCCTGCTCAGGATCAGCAATGGCATGAAGAAATTGTACTGACGCTGATCCCTAATCCAAAATTGAATGAAGCTCAAAAAGCGCTGGTCGAAAAAGACTTCGGCATGCCTGATGGCAGATTACAGATTCCGGTGAAAAAAGCCTTGGCTCACTACACCTTGCAGCGCTATCAGGCCGCGATCACGCTGGCTGAGGCGGAAGATGCCTTGAAATATACCTTAGTGTTACAAGGTTCAGATATCGAAAAGCTGTCGTCTTACCTGTTTGATCAAGCTTCATAGGAGATTGGCTATGTTAGAACAATTTCATTATGACAGTGACCTAATTGGTGGCTCACTGATGGTACGTGAAAGCCGGCTGATCGCGGATCTGTTATTACGAGAGGCGACTCCAGAACAATGGTATCAGGCAATTCAGGTTGACAATATTCTGCAAAAAAGAACGCCTGCTTCAGCTCAACGCAATGCCACCGCTATTCGTAAGCGTCTGGAGCGCTTGGAGCCTGATTTCTGGAAAGCACTACGTGATGGGGATGATGAGCTGGCGACCCAGGTGGCTTTTTGTGGCGCACTGGAACGCAACCTGTTGCTGCTTGAGTTTATGGAAACGGTGATGAGGGATGCCTATATCTCTCAGGCGCAATACTTGGACAGTTATATCTGGTCAGATTTTTTGGATGAACGCTCACAACGTGATCCGGATATCTGTGATTGGAAAGAGTCCAGCAAGAAAAAAATGGGGCAGGTGGTGTTTCGCATGCTGGCAGAAGCCGGTTACTTAAAAAGTACCCGTAAGCTGGAGTTGCAGCGCGTGATCGTCAGAGCAGAGCTGCGTAGCCTGTTGGAAGAACATTATAAACAACGCATTAAAAGATCTATGGAAGTGTCGGTATGGACGCGTTAGTTGTAGAGGGGCAGCAATGAGTCAAACAATACATGAGCGTCTGAACCAGATTCCAGAGCGAATTCTTTCCACTGAGTTTCTCACTGGACAAGGATTGGGCAATGAAATTGGCTTCTGGATTTTTGATTATGCACCTGAAGATGAGTTGAAGGTGCGCGAATATCTGCATTTTCTAGACGGGATGCTGGAGAAAAAACACAGTCAGCTGAAGGTGGTGAATATCAACCTGCTGCAAGCCGTGGTGGATTATCTGGCTGAGCGTAACTTCATCGATAAAGCCATTCAAATGCAAAAAGCCAAAGGCGATGAAGCGCTGCTCAAAGCCTTAAAGGGCCCACTGCATATGGATAAGTTCGCGCCCTATCTGGTGAGTAAATATGCCACCAATGCGCAAGATATTGTGTTGATGACTGGGGTAGGGTCGGTTTGGCCACTGTTACGTGCCCATCACTTATTGAATAGTTTGCATTCGTTACTGGGACATAAGCCAGTGGTGCTGTTTTATCCAGGCTATTACGACGGTCAAGCTATGAGTTTATTTGGAAAGATTCCAAGCAACAATTACTACAGAGCATTCAGATTAGTGCCTTAAACACGGCAAATAGAAATAAGAATTCGGGGGAATGGATTGAGATGAACATTAAAGAACTTTTTTACAAGCCATTAGATCGTGCGATAAACGGGGTGGTCAAGGCAGATCAGAATGACAATACCACGGTATATCAGGAACTCGATGAATACGTGGTCACCAATGAGCTGGAAAAGCATTTTCGGGACTTTTTCCAGTCTTATGGTACAGACCTAAGCGATCCTTCGATTGCCAACCGAGTCGGTGTGTGGATTTCAGGCTTCTTTGGTTCAGGTAAATCACACTTCCTGAAAACCTTGTCGTATATTCTGGCCAATAAAGTGGTACGCGATGCGGAAGGTAACGAACGCAGTGCTGCAGAATTCTTTGATGAAACTAAAATCCGCGATGCATTTATCCGTGCCGATATTGGCAAGGCCGTTAGCCATCATGCCGATGTCATCCTGTTTAACATCGACAGTAAAGCCAGTTCCAATGACGATGGCAATCCGATCCTGAATGTGTTTTTACGTGTGTTTAACGAGTATCAGGGTTTTAGTGCTGACCATCCACATATTGCCCATATGGAACGTCACCTGAGCCAGAAAGGTGTCTATGAACGCTTTAAACAGGCGTTTGAGGAATCCAGCGGCATGTCCTGGCTAGAAGAACGTGACGGCTATCAGTTCTATCAGGATGATGTCGAAACCGCAATTTCCCAAGCCCTCAACTTATCAGCAGAAGCTGCGCATAAATGGTTTGAGGATTCTGAGCAGACCTTTAGTGTTTCGGTGGAAAACTTCTGTCAGTGGGTGAAAGAATACCTGGACAGCAAAGGACCCCAGCAACGCATGTTGTTCTTGGTCGATGAAGTGGGGCAGTTTATTGGCAGCGATACCCGCTTGATGCTGACACTGCAAACCATTACTGAAAACTTGGGTACGATCTGTAAAGGCCGCGCTTGGATTATCGTCACCTCGCAGGCAGACATCGATGCTG is part of the Acinetobacter sp. WCHA45 genome and harbors:
- a CDS encoding HNH endonuclease signature motif containing protein, giving the protein MGSTRLLTNIIQRKVMLPEEMSPSMQRDNFEVTLTDFEKHPIIKCLFKADNQRSTECWSVQEIANFIEDCTEDQNINLCILYWKDIHSNIYIIDGAHRLSCIYAWINRYFADEQVPQAPNFNDQQKQDIRYLRNYLGDLADFQKICTDAEFAEKKSKLGDIKISFRQVLGTPEDARRVFQSINSDTKRLDKYEEYHLRSRGSDAYYAIYACCYINDNKSNLEELQYTRLNELIELGERIHQLLFSTILLDNEMSHGKKIGLVNELMNIIAGDQIHNIMSLNQGERVENLMSHLLTILCRIATPVKNAGVPSLGLHPYLYFYKDQRFQITSFLAWFSIVYEIHESRMQIHHRKISFKDFTRVRRSIEFLIANFPVATTETVGKFGSGIKGYDRLQIVYKAFICLSLEMEVDFDDEECLNTFILSMSKAFKYINFNEFYVERFLGGYDDAVVKHVVGYVESISPISRSKPKAFSALTKSLLKHNFLVGNHNFCLICDGLIYLDSTESDHRIAKAVGGQGVLENGLLVHPICNRMKSDLSLEEIRADLFGELLY
- a CDS encoding DUF1819 family protein; the protein is MLEQFHYDSDLIGGSLMVRESRLIADLLLREATPEQWYQAIQVDNILQKRTPASAQRNATAIRKRLERLEPDFWKALRDGDDELATQVAFCGALERNLLLLEFMETVMRDAYISQAQYLDSYIWSDFLDERSQRDPDICDWKESSKKKMGQVVFRMLAEAGYLKSTRKLELQRVIVRAELRSLLEEHYKQRIKRSMEVSVWTR
- a CDS encoding WYL domain-containing protein; the encoded protein is MTTDKHEVLLRMRAIELLAYWEGRLVTNRLMSWFGLSRQQASADIKRYNTLYNPDALIHDPSVKGYVPKASFQPVLTTAHINEYLNMLSGLVSESHALIAMPEPNLAAVQLPDRSVRPEVIREVLRACRNQNTLKMIYASMQNPQWHERIISPHTLVYTGFRWHVRAYCHQSKQFKDFLLSRIDRTPVVVAIESVDPAQDQQWHEEIVLTLIPNPKLNEAQKALVEKDFGMPDGRLQIPVKKALAHYTLQRYQAAITLAEAEDALKYTLVLQGSDIEKLSSYLFDQAS
- a CDS encoding ATP-binding protein; this encodes MRSANIRRDGYLKFLNTWQDRDVIKVLSGVRRSGKSTLLAMFQQDLKAQGVQAENIIAINFEFMEFEELTDYRKLHDYVLSKVDKSKKNYVFLDEIQHVTNFEKVVDSLYVRDYIDLYITGSNAFFLSGELATLLTGRYIEQHVLPLSFQEFKQWHIENNPIIQQLSNRDLYAMYTRSSFPYTLAMTSQQETYDYLQAVYASVMFKDVIPRLNTADINSLERVTRYLASVTGSAISINKIKNTFVSSGVKISFETVKRYIQGLQDSLLFYSAAQFKVRGRELLQSSEKYYLVDVGLRRIMLPDANADQGHILENVIYLELVRRGYTVYVGRVDEYEIDFVAVDTLQNLTYYQVALETLNEETLSRELRPLQKISDSYPKYLLTLDTIGAEANYNGIVKMSALDWLLSENK
- a CDS encoding helix-turn-helix domain-containing protein, with the translated sequence MAKTLQELLASRSPESQARIQKMADELLLENQLHLIREELEISQKELAETLGIKQPSLSAIENRGNDLKISTMKKYVEAMGGKLRIDVELPTGKHIGFNV
- a CDS encoding DUF1788 domain-containing protein; protein product: MSQTIHERLNQIPERILSTEFLTGQGLGNEIGFWIFDYAPEDELKVREYLHFLDGMLEKKHSQLKVVNINLLQAVVDYLAERNFIDKAIQMQKAKGDEALLKALKGPLHMDKFAPYLVSKYATNAQDIVLMTGVGSVWPLLRAHHLLNSLHSLLGHKPVVLFYPGYYDGQAMSLFGKIPSNNYYRAFRLVP
- a CDS encoding IS4 family transposase, with amino-acid sequence MSHQNTVFHQLLKPILRQDFERLAKLHHSGQKLRSATRWDQFVAILMSQLSCRQSLRDIQSNLESQQEKLYHLGAKRIARSTLARLNEEQPASLYQQLFTQLLQRCENSKTAHKFRFKNPLYSLDASHIDLSLSLCAWAKVHESKASIKLSVGLNHSNTIPEFVALGDGIENDMVQGRAFKFPAGSIIVFDKGYVDYQWFAQLTLQNVSFVTRLRPKTVYQVKSSRSVLETKGIIADECIELSSAHAKKRGAPELLRRIEFYDTDKKRTFEFLSNNFHLAASTIAAIYKDRWKIELFFKAIKQNLKLKSFLGRSRNAIQTQIWIALIAYLLVNFAKHMAQEGWSVQRLLRIIQVNLFERKLLRSLFVPDKKWRKQEEPQLRFFL
- a CDS encoding type II toxin-antitoxin system RelE/ParE family toxin, whose amino-acid sequence is MWTVITTDLFNQWLEQQDEPTQEKVLAALVVLQQQVPSLGRPLVDTVYESKFTNMKELRVQHRGRPLRAFFAFDPLRQAIVLCIADKGGKKRFYKEMLDIADQQYELHLSTLGDKSNG
- the cadR gene encoding Cd(II)/Pb(II)-responsive transcriptional regulator → MHLKIGELSKKTSCSVLTIRFYEKEGLIPEPERTEGNYRLYDVGYVERIKFILNCRTLNMSLNEIRQLLTYKDKPEKNCSDVNELIDLHVSAIRENIIKQQKLIEQLSDLRGTCDGLCTIDQCGVLKNLA
- a CDS encoding DUF4236 domain-containing protein encodes the protein MGFRFRKSIKLFPGFKINLTHKGISSASIGKPGASLNIGKKGTRTSVGIPGTGLSYSKHQPYSKKTRVPQPTSLEHTEYNPQNLEQPKTKIWPWIIFGILCFMVGAVIF